One region of Carya illinoinensis cultivar Pawnee chromosome 8, C.illinoinensisPawnee_v1, whole genome shotgun sequence genomic DNA includes:
- the LOC122318805 gene encoding suppressor protein SRP40-like: protein MSSTPGNSVFEGFTRMPKTLISQNPPVDPALLALKPRQVLLANPSTMRKPCSDKASSGVLTADQNVLLLEAVAHFMDRNGFSKALKKFRSEAQVEEDGLKDSALDLEEIYSKYLEVWNHSNTKVKFQNEQQIKNDDIIKRDGERASTVALENGSKKNRKSSEGDKYDVSQSVTAVPRSKNSKEKLTNGAAPESSVRSKEMKEGKKISDSLVHGTESLVEESGKKRKEKKKKKSNSDSGSFIKSVEHYQLESLPVASEEKPNEMVLSEGQCACDDTEKRLKHKKKKKDKLISNCLGNAKQGGLDGKQGAVSTTFKDAECSRDLQVNNSGSPLEVSSAKSKSKKKKVDGSVSERLLSADSKDIDIRDANGKNGKKKECKTPDEDATNNGKRSSKKRKRLSSEESDFQPVEKKAAEEQKLRKVEGVEESERSEQEAMVNASLGSDKGAEKAYGNLEENGEELAFQKNKKQRNGSIEPKTANAFQRVKSDEVVFTDERLKDNSYWAKGGAESGYGAKAQEILGQVRGRDFRHEKTKKKRGTYRGGQIDLQSHSIRFNYSDDE, encoded by the exons ATGTCCTCGACCCCGGGCAATTCGGTGTTTGAAGGGTTCACTCGCATGCCCAAAACCCTAATCAGCCAGAATCCACCTGTGGACCCTGCCCTTCTGGCCCTGAAGCCTCGCCAAGTTCTGCTTGCAAACCCAAGCACCATGAGGAAGCCCTGCTCCGATAAGGCCTCCTCTGGCGTCCTAACTGCGGACCAGAATGTCCTCCTCCTCGAGGCTGTTGCCCATTTCATGGACCGCAATGGGTTCTCCAAGGCCCTAAAGAAGTTTCGATCCGAAGCTCAAGTCGAG GAAGATGGTTTGAAGGATTCAGCATTGGATTTGGAAGAGATTTACTCCAAGTATCTGGAGGTGTG GAATCATTCCAACACAAAAGTCAAGTTCCAGAATGAGCAAC AAATAAAGAATGATGACATCATTAAAAGAGATGGCGAACGTGCCTCCACTGTGGCTTTGGAAAATGgaagtaagaaaaatagaaaaagtagtGAGGGCGATAAATATGACGTCAGTCAATCTGTAACCGCAGTCCCTCGTTCTAAAAATTCCAAGGAGAAGCTAACAAATGGTGCTGCCCCTGAATCAAGTGTAAGATctaaagaaatgaaagaaggcAAGAAGATTTCTGATTCTCTTGTGCATGGAACTGAATCACTTGTGGAGGAATCtggtaagaaaaggaaggagaaaaagaaaaagaaaagcaactCAGATTCTGGATCTTTTATTAAATCTGTAGAACATTATCAATTGGAATCCCTGCCTGTAGCAAGTGAAGAAAAACCTAATGAAATGGTACTCTCAGAAGGCCAATGTGCTTGTGATGACACGGAAAAGAGATTGAAgcataagaagaaaaagaaagataagcTTATTTCCAATTGTCTTGGCAATGCCAAGCAAGGTGGCTTGGATGGAAAGCAAGGGGCAGTTTCTACAACATTTAAGGATGCAGAGTGTTCAAGAGATCTCCAAGTCAATAATTCAGGCTCTCCTCTGGAAGTGAGCAGCGCCAAAtccaaaagtaaaaagaaaaaggtggaTGGTTCGGTTTCTGAACGTTTACTTAGTGCAGATTCAAAGGATATTGATATAAGAGATGCAAATGGAAAgaatgggaaaaagaaagaatgtaagACACCAGATGAGGATGCTACTAATAATGGTAAGAGGAgttccaaaaaaagaaagagattgaGTTCTGAAGAAAGCGATTTCCAGCCTGTTGAAAAAAAGGCAGCTGAAGAACAGAAACTTAGGAAGGTAGAAGGTGTGGAAGAATCTGAGAGAAGTGAGCAAGAAGCCATGGTCAATGCATCCCTAGGAAGTGATAAAGGTGCTGAAAAA GCATATGGAAACCTTGaagaaaatggagaggaacttgCCTTTCAGAAAAACAAGAAGCAACGTAATGGTTCAATTGAG CCAAAGACAGCGAATGCATTCCAGCGGGTAAAATCTGACGAGGTGGTATTTACTGATGAGAGGCTTAAAGATAATTCTTACTGGGCAAAG GGTGGTGCAGAAAGTGGCTATGGCGCGAAAGCACAAGAAATTCTTGGGCAAGTTAGGGGACG GGATTTTCGGCATGAAAAGACCAAGAAGAAGCGTGGGACTTACAGAGGAGGGCAGATCGATTTGCAATCACACTCCATTAGGTTCAATTATTCAGACGATGAGTGA